A stretch of Brassica napus cultivar Da-Ae chromosome C6, Da-Ae, whole genome shotgun sequence DNA encodes these proteins:
- the LOC106403927 gene encoding cytochrome P450 94B3-like, with the protein MPTTTTNTWFETKVKKPAQTRRQMEFLIIILFIVSLPIFIFFIFPRQPSSHIGFKSYPIVGSIPGLVKNRHRFLDWTVETLSRCPTQTAVFRRPGNQQFVMTANPANVEFMLKTKFDSFPKGERFISFLEDFLGRGIFNSDGEMWWKQRKTASYEFSTRSLRDFVMTNVTVEINTRLVPVLAAAATAGKPIDLQDILERFAFDNICKLAFNVDAACLGDDGADGVEFMKAFETAATIISKRFQSVVSYSWKIKKKLDIGSEKVLRESIVTVHKFADDIVRHRTDDQARSSNTNEDLLSRFINIEEMSSPELLRDIVISFILAGRDTTSSALSWFFWLLSKHPEVEDKIRQELNSIRARTGKRVGEVYGFEELKLMNYLHAAITESLRLYPPVPVDTMSSVEDNVLPDGTFVGKAWGISYNAYAMGRMESIWGKGCDRFDPERWIDETNGGFRGENPYKFPVFHAGPRMCLGKEMAYIQMKSIVAAVLDRFVVEVRVKERPEILLSMTLRMKGGLFARIHERT; encoded by the exons ATGCCCACAACCACCACAAACACTTGGTTTGAAACTAAAGTGAAAAAGCCAGCCCAGACACGAAGACAAATGGAGtttctcatcatcatcctcttcatTGTCTCTCTCcctatcttcatcttcttcatcttcccaaGGCAACCGTCCTCACACATCGGTTTCAAATCCTACCCGATCGTCGGCAGCATACCTGGACTGGTGAAAAACCGTCACCGTTTCCTCGATTGGACGGTAGAGACTCTGTCTCGATGCCCGACACAAACAGCTGTTTTCCGGCGACCAGGGAACCAACAGTTCGTCATGACGGCAAATCCAGCAAACGTCGAGTTCATGCTCAAGACGAAGTTCGATAGCTTCCCTAAAGGCGAGCGGTTCATCTCGTTTCTTGAAGATTTTCTTGGCCGTGGAATATTTAACTCTGACGGCGAGATGTGGTGGAAACAGAGGAAGACGGCGAGCTACGAGTTCAGTACTAGGTCTCTCCGTGACTTCGTTATGACCAACGTCACTGTTGAAATCAACACCAG GCTTGTTCCGGTGTTAGCCGCCGCGGCGACCGCTGGGAAACCGATAGACCTACAAGATATATTGGAACGCTTTGCGTTTGATAACATCTGCAAGTTAGCATTCAACGTCGATGCCGCTTGCCTCGGCGACGACGGAGCAGACGGTGTAGAGTTCATGAAGGCCTTCGAGACGGCGGCGACGATCATCTCGAAACGGTTTCAGTCCGTTGTCTCGTATTCATGGAAGATAAAGAAGAAACTTGACATAGGATCAGAGAAGGTTCTGAGAGAATCAATCGTGACCGTCCATAAATTCGCAGACGATATCGTGCGTCACAGGACTGATGATCAAGCTAGGTCAAGTAACACGAACGAGGATTTGCTTTCAAGATTCATCAACATCGAGGAGATGAGTTCGCCGGAGCTGCTTCGTGATATTGTCATTAGTTTCATTCTCGCGGGACGAGACACGACATCGTCTGCTTTGAGCTGGTTCTTCTGGTTACTCTCTAAGCATCCAGAAGTGGAAGACAAGATCAGACAAGAGCTGAACTCGATCAGGGCACGAACAGGGAAGCGTGTCGGAGAAGTTTACGGGTTTGAGGAGCTTAAACTGATGAACTATCTGCACGCAGCGATAACCGAATCTCTTAGGCTATATCCTCCTGTACCAGTTGACACAATGAGTAGTGTTGAGGACAATGTATTGCCTGATGGAACATTTGTAGGGAAAGCTTGGGGAATAAGTTACAACGCATACGCGATGGGGAGGATGGAGAGTATTTGGGGGAAGGGTTGTGATAGGTTTGATCCAGAGAGGTGGATTGATGAAACAAATGGTGGGTTTAGAGGTGAAAATCCTTACAAGTTTCCGGTGTTTCATGCAGGACCAAGGATGTGTTTAGGTAAGGAGATGGCTTATATTCAGATGAAGTCGATAGTTGCTGCGGTGTTGGACAGGTTTGTTGTTGAGGTTCGAGTGAAGGAGCGTCCTGAGATTCTCTTGTCTATGACACTTAGAATGAAAGGTGGTTTGTTTGCTAGGATACATGAAAGAACCTGA
- the LOC106358968 gene encoding uncharacterized protein LOC106358968 isoform X1: MSTPSKQLDPAHKYATPDPKKYGCFHCNFCGKITNGGVSRAKHHLAGGYNDVTLCPKVPDHVNEEVKTFLKGKQDAVKAKASVRMMEPAFGYDDEEDDVYPTQPNLKKRKGPMDRFVAPTPPDVLKGRKDRKEVFGGVSDKESRDKACRAIERWFIDAGIPFYAITYDSFKEVCELIGQYGSGFKPPSMYELRVPLLKKEVEEAEKQLVEYKADWVAKGCSIMSDGWRDSVVQKDIINFLVNSPKGSVFLKSVDVSEVVKDANLLFNMLDNVVDEVGESNVVQLVTDNASNYIKAGKLLMAKRPHLYWSPCAAHCLDLMLEDIGQIPSIKAAIKSSIFMNGYIYTRPTMVNTMRRFTGGGNLHRPAVTRFATSFITLSSYYRQKNNLRKFVNSQEWIDSKWSKELGAKKVKQIIMQDSFWRNILYALGLTTPLVKVLRLVDGEKKPAMGYIYEAMDRAKETIAQTFNHREDQYQRVFEIIDERWNCQLHQPLHAAGHFLNPEFQYKGPEVNCEEVMKGLYDAIGRLVPKVTTQDVILKELEQFKNASGLFGHPMAIRQRATKAPAEWWWSYGASTPTLRDFAVKVLSLTCSATGCERNWSVFQHLHTKKRNRLTQERLNSMVFVKYNRALKRRYDLKDTIDPVLLDEIDDCNEWLVGRMEGDDSDEHVDLVYGDDDLTWEMVSRASGAEEPSYPTRGSLSRSEKGKNSAASSTPSQRASQRPSSSSSPLVLIDEDDENEIEEDVGDVGNVLAEEDQYNQYENFQELDFQI, from the exons ATGTCAACTCCTTCTAAACAACTTGATCCAGCACACAAATATGCAACACCTGATCCTAAGAAGTATGGCTGTTTTCATTGTAACTTTTGTGGTAAAATCACAAATGGTGGAGTCTCACGTGCTAAACATCATCTGGCTGGAGGCTACAATGACGTAACTCTCTGTCCCAAGGTTCCAGATCACGTGAATGAAGAAGTTAAAACTTTCTTGAAAGGCAAGCAAGATGCAGTGAAAGCCAAAGCCAGTGTCCGAATGATGGAACCAGCCTTTGgttatgatgatgaagaagatgacgtTTACCCAACTCAGCCTAACTTGAAGAAGCGTAAGGGTCCTATGGACAGGTTTGTTGCTCCAACTCCCCCTGATGTCTTGAAAGGAAGAAAAGATAGAAAAGAAGTTTTTGGAGGAGTATCTGATAAAGAAAGTAGAGACAAAGCTTGTAGAGCTATTGAGAGATGGTTCATAGATGCTGGAATTCCTTTCTATGCTATTACTTATGACAGTTTCAAAGAGGTGTGTGAGCTTATAGGGCAATATGGTTCTGGTTTTAAACCACCAAGCATGTATGAACTGCGAGTGCCTCTCTTGAAAAAAGAAGTGGAAGAAGCTGAGAAACAGTTGGTGGAATACAAAGCTGATTGGGTTGCTAAAGGTTGTTCAATCATGTCGGACGGATGGCGCGATTCAGTGGTTCAAAAAGACATCATCAACTTCCTTGTCAACTCTCCAAAAGGATCTGTTTTTCTGAAATCAGTTGATGTTTCAGAGGTTGTGAAAGATGCAAATCTGCTCTTTAACATGCTTGACAATGTGGTGGATGAAGTTGGAGAGTCTAACGTCGTCCAACTTGTTACTGACAATGCCTCAAATTATATTAAAGCTG GGAAACTTCTAATGGCTAAGAGACCACATCTATATTGGTCTCCTTGTGCAGCACACTGCCTTGATCTCATGCTAGAAGATATAGGTCAGATTCCTTCAATTAAAGCTGCAATAAAAAGCAGCATCTTCATGAATGGCTACATCTACACTCGTCCGACTATGGTAAATACGATGAGAAGATTCACAGGCGGTGGAAATTTACATAGACCAGCAGTCACTCGGTTTGCAACGTCATTCATCACACTTTCATCGTACTACCGCCAGAAGAACAACTTGAGGAAGTTTGTAAATTCTCAAGAGTGGATTGATTCAAAGTGGTCAAAGGAATTAGGAGCAAAGAAGGTGAAGCAGATTATTATGCAGGACAGCTTCTGGAGAAATATTCTTTATGCACTAGGCTTGACTACCCCGTTAGTTAAAGTTCTTCGACTGGTAGATGGAGAGAAAAAACCAGCTATGGGGTACATTTATGAAGCAATGGACAGGGCTAAGGAAACCATTGCACAAACCTTCAACCATAGAGAAGATCAGTACCAGCGTGTCTTTGAAATAATAGATGAGCGATGGAACTGTCAACTCCACCAGCCGTTGCATGCTGCTGGTCACTTTCTGAATCCTGAATTTCAGTACAAAGGACCTGAGGTGAAttgtgaagaagttatgaaaggTTTATACGACGCCATTGGGAGGCTGGTTCCTAAAGTTACAACTCAAGATGTGATACTTAAGGAGCTAGAACAATTTAAGAATGCTTCTGGACTGTTTGGCCATCCCATGGCGATAAGACAAAGGGCAACAAAGGCGCCAGCAGAGTGGTGGTGGTCTTATGGAGCATCTACTCCAACACTTCGGGACTTTGCGGTTAAGGTTCTTAGTCTCACGTGTAGTGCAACCGGTTGTGAGAGGAATTGGAGCGTGTTTCAGCATCTCCATACTAAGAAAAGGAATCGTTTGACTCAAGAACGGTTGAACAGCATGGTCTTTGTTAAGTACAACCGAGCTCTGAAACGCCGTTACGATTTGAAAGACACGATTGATCCTGTCCTTTTAGATGAAATTGATGACTGTAACGAGTGGCTAGTAGGAAGAATGGAAGGAGATGATTCTGATGAGCATGTTGATCTAGTGTATGGAGATGATGATCTCACATGGGAAATGGTTAGCAGAGCTTCTGGAGCTGAGGAGCCTAGTTACCCTACTAGAGGATCTTTAAGTAGGAGTGAAAAAGGAAAGAATTCAGCTGCAAGCTCAACTCCAAGCCAAAGAGCTTCCCAAaggccatcatcatcatcatctccattgGTGTTGATTGATgaggatgatgagaatgaaattGAAGAAGATGTTGGAGATGTGGGGAATGTGTTAGCGGAAGAGGATCAGTACAATCAGTACGAGAACTTTCAGGAGTTGGACTTTCAGATTTGA
- the LOC106358968 gene encoding uncharacterized protein LOC106358968 isoform X2, with protein MMEPAFGYDDEEDDVYPTQPNLKKRKGPMDRFVAPTPPDVLKGRKDRKEVFGGVSDKESRDKACRAIERWFIDAGIPFYAITYDSFKEVCELIGQYGSGFKPPSMYELRVPLLKKEVEEAEKQLVEYKADWVAKGCSIMSDGWRDSVVQKDIINFLVNSPKGSVFLKSVDVSEVVKDANLLFNMLDNVVDEVGESNVVQLVTDNASNYIKAGKLLMAKRPHLYWSPCAAHCLDLMLEDIGQIPSIKAAIKSSIFMNGYIYTRPTMVNTMRRFTGGGNLHRPAVTRFATSFITLSSYYRQKNNLRKFVNSQEWIDSKWSKELGAKKVKQIIMQDSFWRNILYALGLTTPLVKVLRLVDGEKKPAMGYIYEAMDRAKETIAQTFNHREDQYQRVFEIIDERWNCQLHQPLHAAGHFLNPEFQYKGPEVNCEEVMKGLYDAIGRLVPKVTTQDVILKELEQFKNASGLFGHPMAIRQRATKAPAEWWWSYGASTPTLRDFAVKVLSLTCSATGCERNWSVFQHLHTKKRNRLTQERLNSMVFVKYNRALKRRYDLKDTIDPVLLDEIDDCNEWLVGRMEGDDSDEHVDLVYGDDDLTWEMVSRASGAEEPSYPTRGSLSRSEKGKNSAASSTPSQRASQRPSSSSSPLVLIDEDDENEIEEDVGDVGNVLAEEDQYNQYENFQELDFQI; from the exons ATGATGGAACCAGCCTTTGgttatgatgatgaagaagatgacgtTTACCCAACTCAGCCTAACTTGAAGAAGCGTAAGGGTCCTATGGACAGGTTTGTTGCTCCAACTCCCCCTGATGTCTTGAAAGGAAGAAAAGATAGAAAAGAAGTTTTTGGAGGAGTATCTGATAAAGAAAGTAGAGACAAAGCTTGTAGAGCTATTGAGAGATGGTTCATAGATGCTGGAATTCCTTTCTATGCTATTACTTATGACAGTTTCAAAGAGGTGTGTGAGCTTATAGGGCAATATGGTTCTGGTTTTAAACCACCAAGCATGTATGAACTGCGAGTGCCTCTCTTGAAAAAAGAAGTGGAAGAAGCTGAGAAACAGTTGGTGGAATACAAAGCTGATTGGGTTGCTAAAGGTTGTTCAATCATGTCGGACGGATGGCGCGATTCAGTGGTTCAAAAAGACATCATCAACTTCCTTGTCAACTCTCCAAAAGGATCTGTTTTTCTGAAATCAGTTGATGTTTCAGAGGTTGTGAAAGATGCAAATCTGCTCTTTAACATGCTTGACAATGTGGTGGATGAAGTTGGAGAGTCTAACGTCGTCCAACTTGTTACTGACAATGCCTCAAATTATATTAAAGCTG GGAAACTTCTAATGGCTAAGAGACCACATCTATATTGGTCTCCTTGTGCAGCACACTGCCTTGATCTCATGCTAGAAGATATAGGTCAGATTCCTTCAATTAAAGCTGCAATAAAAAGCAGCATCTTCATGAATGGCTACATCTACACTCGTCCGACTATGGTAAATACGATGAGAAGATTCACAGGCGGTGGAAATTTACATAGACCAGCAGTCACTCGGTTTGCAACGTCATTCATCACACTTTCATCGTACTACCGCCAGAAGAACAACTTGAGGAAGTTTGTAAATTCTCAAGAGTGGATTGATTCAAAGTGGTCAAAGGAATTAGGAGCAAAGAAGGTGAAGCAGATTATTATGCAGGACAGCTTCTGGAGAAATATTCTTTATGCACTAGGCTTGACTACCCCGTTAGTTAAAGTTCTTCGACTGGTAGATGGAGAGAAAAAACCAGCTATGGGGTACATTTATGAAGCAATGGACAGGGCTAAGGAAACCATTGCACAAACCTTCAACCATAGAGAAGATCAGTACCAGCGTGTCTTTGAAATAATAGATGAGCGATGGAACTGTCAACTCCACCAGCCGTTGCATGCTGCTGGTCACTTTCTGAATCCTGAATTTCAGTACAAAGGACCTGAGGTGAAttgtgaagaagttatgaaaggTTTATACGACGCCATTGGGAGGCTGGTTCCTAAAGTTACAACTCAAGATGTGATACTTAAGGAGCTAGAACAATTTAAGAATGCTTCTGGACTGTTTGGCCATCCCATGGCGATAAGACAAAGGGCAACAAAGGCGCCAGCAGAGTGGTGGTGGTCTTATGGAGCATCTACTCCAACACTTCGGGACTTTGCGGTTAAGGTTCTTAGTCTCACGTGTAGTGCAACCGGTTGTGAGAGGAATTGGAGCGTGTTTCAGCATCTCCATACTAAGAAAAGGAATCGTTTGACTCAAGAACGGTTGAACAGCATGGTCTTTGTTAAGTACAACCGAGCTCTGAAACGCCGTTACGATTTGAAAGACACGATTGATCCTGTCCTTTTAGATGAAATTGATGACTGTAACGAGTGGCTAGTAGGAAGAATGGAAGGAGATGATTCTGATGAGCATGTTGATCTAGTGTATGGAGATGATGATCTCACATGGGAAATGGTTAGCAGAGCTTCTGGAGCTGAGGAGCCTAGTTACCCTACTAGAGGATCTTTAAGTAGGAGTGAAAAAGGAAAGAATTCAGCTGCAAGCTCAACTCCAAGCCAAAGAGCTTCCCAAaggccatcatcatcatcatctccattgGTGTTGATTGATgaggatgatgagaatgaaattGAAGAAGATGTTGGAGATGTGGGGAATGTGTTAGCGGAAGAGGATCAGTACAATCAGTACGAGAACTTTCAGGAGTTGGACTTTCAGATTTGA
- the LOC125588913 gene encoding cytochrome P450 94B3-like, with translation MEFLIIIFFLVSLPIFIFFIFPRKPSSHIGFKSYPIVGSLPGLVKNRPRFLDWTVEILSGCPTQTAVFRRPGNRQFVMTANPANVEFMLKTKFDSFPKGERFISLLEDLLGRGIFNSDGEMWWKQRKTASYEFSTRSLRDFVMTNATVEINTRLVPVLSTAVTAGKSIDLQDILERFAFDNICKLAFNVDAACLGDGGADGVEFMRAFDTAATIISERFQSVTPYSWKIKKKLDIGSQKLLRESIVTVHKFADGIVRHTIDQARSSNNMNEDLLSRFINIEEMNSPELLRDIVISFILAGRDTTSSALSWFFWLLSKHPEVENKIIQELNSVRERTGKRIGEVYGYEELKLMNYLHAAITESLRLYPPVPVEIMSCVEDNVLPDGTFVGKAWGTSYNAYAMGRMESIWGKGCDRFDPARWIDETNGGFRGENPYKFPVFHAGPRMCLGKEMAYIQMKSIVAAVLDRFVVEVPGKKERPEILLSMTLRIKGGLFVRIHERT, from the exons ATGGAGtttctcatcatcatcttcttcctcgtctcTCTCcctatcttcatcttcttcatcttcccaaGGAAACCTTCCTCACATATCGGTTTCAAATCCTACCCCATTGTCGGAAGCTTACCTGGATTGGTCAAAAACCGTCCCCGTTTCCTCGATTGGACGGTAGAGATTCTGTCCGGATGTCCGACACAGACAGCTGTTTTCCGGCGACCAGGGAACAGACAGTTCGTCATGACAGCGAATCCAGCAAACGTCGAGTTCATGCTCAAGACGAAGTTCGATAGCTTCCCTAAAGGCGAGCGGTTCATCTCGCTTCTTGAGGATTTACTTGGCCGCGGGATTTTCAACTCCGACGGCGAGATGTGGTGGAAACAGAGGAAGACGGCAAGCTACGAATTCAGTACTAGGTCTCTCCGTGACTTCGTTATGACCAACGCCACCGTCGAAATCAACACCAG GCTTGTTCCGGTGTTATCCACGGCGGTAACCGCCGGAAAATCGATAGACCTACAAGATATATTGGAACGTTTTGCGTTTGATAACATCTGCAAGTTAGCATTCAACGTCGATGCCGCTTGCCTGGGAGACGGCGGAGCAGACGGTGTAGAGTTCATGAGAGCCTTCGATACGGCGGCCACAATCATCTCGGAAAGGTTTCAATCCGTTACCCCGTATTCATGGAAGATCAAGAAGAAACTTGACATAGGATCGCAGAAGCTTCTGAGAGAATCAATCGTGACCGTCCATAAATTCGCAGACGGTATCGTGCGTCACACGATTGATCAAGCTAGGTCAAGTAACAACATGAACGAGGATTTGCTTTCAAGGTTCATCAACATCGAAGAAATGAATTCGCCGGAGCTTCTGCGTGACATTGTCATCAGTTTCATACTTGCGGGACGAGACACAACATCCTCTGCTTTGAGCTGGTTCTTCTGGTTGCTCTCTAAGCATCCAGAAGTTGAAAACAAAATCATACAAGAGCTGAACTCGGTTAGGGAAAGAACAGGGAAGCGAATCGGTGAAGTTTACGGGTACGAGGAGCTTAAACTGATGAACTATCTGCACGCAGCGATAACCGAATCTCTTAGGTTATATCCTCCTGTGCCAGTGGAAATTATGAGTTGTGTTGAGGACAATGTATTGCCTGATGGGACATTTGTAGGGAAAGCTTGGGGAACAAGTTACAACGCGTACGCGATGGGGAGGATGGAGAGTATCTGGGGGAAGGGTTGTGATAGGTTTGATCCAGCGAGGTGGATTGATGAAACAAATGGTGGGTTTAGAGGTGAGAATCCTTACAAGTTTCCGGTGTTTCATGCAGGACCAAGGATGTGTTTAGGTAAAGAGATGGCTTATATTCAAATGAAATCGATAGTTGCTGCTGTGCTTGACAGGTTTGTTGTTGAGGTTCCGGGGAAGAAGGAACGTCCTGAGATTCTGTTATCTATGACACTTAGAATCAAAGGTGGTTTGTTTGTGAGGATACATGAAAGAACCTGA